CCTTCAATACACATGAGGAAGATGTATGACTCTCTTTTTTCACTGTCATTTTTCAGCAAACGCTTGAGGTTCTATAATAAATGTTTTATGTTGTAAAAACAGGGCGATGAGTGTGGTAACTTAGCAGAATTTGGAAGTGGACCTAATCTTGCTGTGAAGTATTCTTTCAGCAACTTTTCTTTCAAGGTCAGTTAAAATTCCTCCGCTCTCTCTTCCTTTGAATGCTTATTATTCATTTGACAATTCTTTTGTGTCAGAACCTCTCACAACTTGCTTCGATCAACTACGATCTTGTCCAAAAGAACGCTAAGGAATCTACAGAAGCTTCAAACCAATCAGCCGGACATGATGATGATGATTATGTATTGAGCATCTACCTAAAGTTAGGTGATTGGTTCTGGTTCAGGCCGTTGTTCTCTTCTCTTTCAGGCAAAAAATGTAATAATAATTTGGAAATCATAGCATTAGATAGGAAGCCAAAGAGCTATAGAGATTTATTCATATCTCAAGCCTGAGATCTGAAGCCCCTCAAGATTCTTCAAGGTTACTACTTACTATCTATACTCACATGTGATGTATACAACAAAAGTTACAACTCTTTCTTTCCATTGTTGACATGTTGTACAGCTACATGAATCTCTGGGGAGGGGGTATATAATGACGTCAAAGAACTTTGAACCATTTCTCTTTAGAATATTTGATATTTATCCACATGTGTCCAAGGAAAAATAAAGTCATGCTACTTGCGTTTTGATCATATGACAAGAAAATGAGAAGAACATAGAGACTTCATTGAGGTGTAATAAACTGATGTAATATTTATCCCAACCAAAGAAATAACTAAACTAATATTATTTTTAAATGATATATGATTAATAAAATATTTCCTAATTCATTTGTATTTGATTCCTCTTGGTTATCTGTTGTTAATATTGTTTCCTCCTATATTTTGTTTGTTTCCCCTTTAATTAACAGCTCGAGTTCCAGCCCATGATTTTCCAAAGGGAAGTAGTTTTATACTGTTTTAGTTTAGAGTTACAATTATTATGGTGTTGCTGCAAGCATTACCTGGAAATGCAAGGGTTTTTTTGTTAACCTACTATATTAAACAACGACTTTCATGTTTAATTATACGAGAGAGACATATGGAGTCTACAAAATAATCGTTTCTATGTTATTGTATAAACTAATTAAGTTATATATGTGCAAGTATGTTCATCGTCTATTGGTCTGATCGGATCCGGTAATGTGATTGTAATTTACTTATATTAACATTATTTTCCCACGACTATTATTTAGTTGGAAAAAATAACATATATAGATATATATGAACACTTCTGGAGCCAGTACCCACTATAAACATTTAAACCTCAAAGTCTCCTATTCAAGCCTAATTCTCAAAAACTCAACATATCAATAGACTCAATACCAATGGCAAAACACTACAAAGTTCTCTTTCTAGTCCTCTCCATCTCCTACCTCTTCTCAGGGGAGCTCACTGCCGCCGCCACAGCGACTACCACCACCAAAAAGGCCCTAAGCTTCATCAAATCCTCTTGCAAAACCACGACGTACCGATCCTTGTGCGTCCACTCTCTCTCCACTTATGCCAATACGATCCAAACAAACCCTCAACGCCTCATAAAAACCGCTTTAGCAGTGACCATGAAACATGCCCAGTCCACCAAGCTCTTAGTCTCGAACCTAAAGAATAGCCAGTACCGAACCCTCCAGGACTGTGCACCGAGCCCGTACGTTTTCACCATTGACCGTCTGACCGAAGCGGTCCGAGAGCTGAAGCTTTCTGACAGTGAGAGTGTTCAAAGCCAGTTTTTGTTTCACGTGAGCAAGACGCAAGCGTTGTTCACTTCGGCTTCGGATGACTGGGAGGTGGAGAACACTTGCTCAGGCCGGTTCTCGAGCACGGCGAAGTCAGTCCAGGCCCGGCTAGTTAACTTGCGCAAGGAAACAAGCAATGTCATGTCTTTGTTTAACGCCTTTGCTAAGTAGTAGGGTTACGACTTCTCTTTTTTTTTGTATGTGCTGCGGGAAAACATCCTCTACAGATGCTGATGTATAATGAGAAGAACAATAATAAAGTACTCTTGAAAATGAAACACGAGAAATACTAGCTAAAATTGTTAAATTTTTTTATACACTATTCATACTCATATTCAACTTTTGCATGTTCTTTGGGAACTTTTCTACCTATGTAACCTCAAGGATGTTAAAAATAAATGGGAAGTGACATTGATCAAAAAGGAAAATAGGAAGTGACAAGAAAATCCTATAATAATGTAATATCATATGTTTTGATTTTGTCCTTGGAGCGTGACACCATCTACAATATATTTTGCTATTCTTTCTTCTAAAATAGAAAAAATCTATAATATATATAAAACAGCTTTCTAAATAAATGGTCTATTAATAACGGTGAGATATATTTTAATAGATTCTACTAAAATAACAATATGTAAATATAGTGTAAGAACTAGAAGAATGCTATTTTCCCCATAAATTGAGGAAATATCAATTTTTATTATAGAAAAAAAATAGAGACGAAATGAAGTAATTTTACTTTTAAATGTTATTATAGAGGTAGAAAATAATAATGGATCGGAGATGCTCCCACGTGGCATAAAAGTCCATAATTTTTTTTAAAGGTTTTGTAGATTGGACAGAAATTGATTGTAGTGAAAAAGAAGAATTAAAAGGTTCCTCGACTCATCAGTGTAAGACCTTGCCAACTATTACTCAACAACCAGAACATGTCAAGATTTGCATACTAGAAGACGAGAGACGGCATTAGGAACCAAACGATAGAACTAGTGGGTATCAGGCTTCACCGAGTGATTTTGGGTCGTATCATTATTATTGGGCCTTTATCAAGTGAAGTCTCTGATTTCTTAACTTGTTACAATCGTTTCCACTTCCACTTTTTCATTTATTCCATGTGTTTTTTTTTTCCTATCTTCTGAAGTATTACAACTTTTACTGTAATTGAAAAAAAAATCAACTCAGTCCATAGAAATCCAAGATGAACAGCACCACTTTTTGTCAATACATCATCAACTTATATACATGAATAAAGATACTTATATTTAAAAAGAAGAGTCGATTGTCAAATATCCAACAATTGAAAACGTAACCATTTTCTCTTTCGTTTTTCAAAGAAAAGAAAACGTAACCATAAAATAAGATATTATGTATGGCCTTACGCAGAGAGGCTGGTACGACGGTGCATTTGACCCAGTTATCACTCCGGCTCACGTTCATAGATCACATGTTGAGGCAAGAATTATTGTTCAGTTGTTTTATTTGCATTTTATTATGCCTTATTTTGTGGGATTCTTCTTATTTTCGTTCTCGTCGTGTCCTCCTCTTCCCTCATTTATTTTTTTCAATTTCAAATTGAATTTAACTTTTGTTCTATACGACAATGAATGACCCACCCAAAACGATAATCAATTTCAAGAGTGAGGATATATATTAGCGGGTACAGAAGATAATAAAAATTATAAACCATGCTATACTATGCACGAGAACTAACAATGCGGTTATGTCGGTAGGCTATCTAGCTAAGGCATTAGTGTCATTTCAGTTTAAGATAATACGAAAATATATCATAAATTACCGTTTTCATTTTAAATAGACCCAAATATATTGATCATAATTCATTAACAACATATTTGAAACCTAGCTTGTCATATTGTTATATAATTCATAAATTACTGGAAACTTTTCGGTATGAACTTTGTGGGATATCTACATATAATAAATTAAGTACGATTATCAGTGATTATATTGTTATATTTGGTGTGATTGGCCAAAAAATAATTTAGTGGGATTTTTTGTTGGAGATAACTTTGTCTATTGCCGTCATCGGATAAATTAGTGGCCTAATTTTATTACCTAACATTTATGTGAACGTTAAAACAGTAGTGTGATCATTTGATTGGGAGAGTTATTTATGAGCGTATCTGTTTTTCTTGTATTTTATTACGGCTTGATTGGTGCGATTCCTTTATCGCTCTATTTTGTTCCCTTCTCGATGTGAACAAAACGACAAATGTTTATCTCTACTCGTTTCTGATTATGTTTAATAGTATATAATTATGCTATGATATTTGATATTTCACGTTACGATATGGACCGACGTTAAAGTGGACCCTGCCATGATTTTTTATACGAGAAAAAACGCTAACCAGAATATCAAAAGTATTCGGGTCATTTCCAATTCCAGATAATAATTGAGCCCTGCCCCTGACCGTGCCCCTTTCTCTGCTCCCTGTGTTTATGTAACGACATTATTCATTTTTTTTTTTGGACAACTTGTAACGACATTATTCATGTAGGCCCCCCTGGCTGTGATTGGTTTCACATGTAACGGTGGTCGGTAGATTGACAATAACTCTACAATTTCAACCTTAAGTAACCATGCAGTCTTTTGACCCCCAAAAAAAAAGAAAAAGTAACTATGCAGTCTACGCGGTTGGTTTCAACCTGAGCCTGCTCCCCTGTGTTATGTAACATCGTCTAGCCTGTCGCTCTGATTGGTCTGGCATGTAACGGTAAGTCGGCAGATTGAAAATAACTTCATGATTTCAACCTTAATTAACTATATTCAATTATTCATGTTTGTTATAATGCAATTTCACACATATTGACTAACAGAGAAATTATAAACACCAAGTAATTTATGAGTTTTGTAAGAAAGGCTTTTAAGTTTTCAACTAACATCAATTTAGTTTTCAACTACATCAATTGTTTATTCAATTAATAGATGCCAACAAGTATATATTGATTCCTAATTTAGGCTCAATTATTCGTTAATGTTATATGAATGGTAGTAACAAAGATAAAAAAAATGGTAGAAAAGGTAAAATATATTATTTATAATTTAGATATATGTGGGTAGGCCTCGGCATAATATATGTAACTCGAAATCCGAACCGAACCCGAACTGAAAATTAAAAACCGATCCGTATCCGGTCCGAAATGTAAAAAAATATCTGAATGGGTCTTGTAAGATGGTATAAAACATATCTTAACCTGAAGTGTTATTAACTGAACCTAAACGGATAACCTGAAAAACCAAAAAAACCGAAAAATTTGAAAAGATATCCGAAGAAACCGATCCGAATGTCCAAAATAATATACAATATAATTATATGAAACATGAATATATACTTCAAATATTCAATTTCATATTTATTGTGACATGTTATCTAACAATAGGTATTTAAAATTTAAATAACTATCTTAAATACTTAATTATATATATATATATATATATTTCTTATGTTTTACTTTTAAATCTTAGATTTTATTTCGGGTATATCCGAACCGATCCGATATAAACCGAATCCGAATGATATATGATTACTTTATGGGTTCTATGATGTGATATAAAACCGATCCGAACCCGATGTGTTATATCCGAACCCGATCCGTACTTGTAAATTTACTAGAATAGGACCTAGGAGGTGTTATAAAAAAGAACTGAAATCCGAAAAACCGCCAACGGATATCCGAAAGCTCAGGCCAATACGTGGTTAGTGGGTAGATTTTTCTTCTATTCAGTTCAAATTGATTGTGTTCGCAGTTTTAAAATTGATTACTTCTTGATTATTTAATTTCACCAATCTGAACATATATTCCTAAGTTGTAAAAGTCTAATCCACTGTTTGTTTTCCCGTTTTCACTGCTTTTCACTGTTTCTAATACCATAAATAAACCCTAAACAAACTTGTACGCACTATAAATATTCTACCCCAGCTCTCTCTTCTCCACACACTCAAAACTATCTATCTCACCTTCTCTCTTATCTCACAAGAAACAACGATGGCAAAACTATACCAAACACTCTTTCTAATCATCTCAGTCTCCTACTTCTTCTCACCGGAGCTCATCGCAGCCTCACCGGCCGGATCTTCCCAAAAAGCCGTGAACTTCATCCAATCCTCTTGCAAAACCACCACATACCCAGCCGTGTGCTTCCGTTCACTCTCCGCCTACGCAAACGCCATCCAGACAAGCCCTGAACGCTTAGCCGAGACCGCTCTAGCCGTTACCCTAAGCCGAGTCCAATCCACGAAGCTCTTTGTCTCGCGTCTGACGCGTTTCAAGACACTCAAGAAGCGCGAGGTTAAAGCCATCAAGGACTGCGTCGAGGAGATCGACGATACCATCGAACGTTTGACCAAGTCGGTCCAGGAGATGAAGCTATGTGGTAGTGCCAAGAATCAAGAACAGTTTGCGTTCCACATGAGTAATGCTCAGACTTGGACTAGTGCTGCTTTGACTGATGAGAACACTTGCTCCGATGGGTTCTCGGGTCGGTTTATGGATGGACGGATCAAGAACTCGGTTCGGGCTAGAATCGTTAACATGGGCCAGGAAACCAGCAACGCACTGTCCTTGATTAATGCATATGGTAAAAAGTACTAATTTAAAATTAGTACTTAAGAAATGTTTTATTTTATGTATCCCAAATATATATAGAATAGTAATGTCTGGCTAAGAGTTTGATGTGATATATATGTCGAGTTTGTTAGATTATTTTCTCTTGTGTTCAAGTGTATTTTGAGCTATACAAGTTGAAGAAGATGTGCTTTTTTATTGCCGTAAAGAAAATTAGTAGACGAAAATTACAGTTGATTATTAAAAAGGACAAGGTACCCAAACAATCTTTCTCCCTTTCACACACATTACTTTCTTTGAGGCAAGTTCGGCACACATTTTCATGTTTTACATCAGCTTTTTCCCAAACCCCAAGAAAAAAGAAACGAGAAAAATAGTAAAATAGTTATGCTTAAAGTGAAAAAAAATCTCGCGTGAAGAAAAACTGTCTTTTTCTCTCATTTATGATGAATAATAATGGCAGACCAACTGGTTCAGTAGGTTTCCTTTTAAACATGGATTCTAGGGGTGGGGGCACTTTAGCCGATATCTGAAGCTGCACCCGAACCCGATCCGAAAAATCCGAACCAAAATCCAAACCGAAATAGCAAAATATCCGAACGAACAGTAGCAGCCTTGAGGGGAAGCCAAGGAAGCTCAGGCTTCCGGTCTTTATTTGGTTTAGTAATTTAGCGGCCACTTATTTATAAGAACCTATAATTAGCCTAGTGGTTAATGATCAACAAAGTTGTGAGATAGGTCTTTGTTTCGATTCCCCGCACATGCACTTTTTAAATCGCTTCCGGTCTAAAAATATATAAGGCGAGATTGAATATTCGAATCTGGACGGGTAATATCCGAAACCGAATGGATATCCGAAGATAACCGAACATATGTATAGTTAACCATATATTTCTAGTTTATATCTCTCATTTTATATAAAATAGTTATATTGATACTACACATACTTTAAGTTCATATAATATACATAGAATTACGAAGAAAATGATCTGTTACTCAATTAAAATGCATGTCAAACTTTTTATTTTAAGAATTAACAAAAAATTACATCCAAAATTTAAAAACAATAACCAAATTAATGTTTTTTTAGTTTCAAAATGTTATGTCCAAATCTATTAACCATTCAGTCTATTAAAAATAAAAAAATTAGTTAAGTGAAAGTTATATTTTTAAATACAAGAAATTTGAGAAATGAAAAATTTATTTTTTTTCAAAATCTAAATATCTGAATCCGATCCGAAATAACCGAACCCGAACTAAAAATACCCGAACCCGACCCAAAGTACAGAAATACTCGAACGGGTTCTATACCTCTATACCGAAATACCCGAAAATCCGAAATATCCGACCCGAACCCGGACAGTTACCCGAACGCCCACCCCTAATGGAATCTATCTATCTTACACACTTCACGGCCAAAACTGTCTTTTTAAGGTTTACAAGTTGTTTTAAAGGATAAATGTAATTCTTTAGGGCATCTCCAACCTATGACACTATTTGAGTGTCAAAATCACACTATTTTAGTGTAATTTTAGCACTAAATTGTTTTGAATTTCTAACCACAACACTAAATATTACAGGAATATTCATTATTATTATATTATTAATTAAGATTCTTCTAGTTTTAATATTTTTGATTAATACTAATTATCAAATAAATATATTATATAAAGAAATATTATATTAAAATATTAATAATTTTCAAATATAGATATATTATATATCAAAATATTATATTAAGCATTATTTTTAATTTCATAATTTAATTTTTCAGTGTTTAAATTAAAATTTGTTATGTAT
This genomic interval from Brassica oleracea var. oleracea cultivar TO1000 chromosome C2, BOL, whole genome shotgun sequence contains the following:
- the LOC106324562 gene encoding 21 kDa protein-like, with the translated sequence MAKHYKVLFLVLSISYLFSGELTAAATATTTTKKALSFIKSSCKTTTYRSLCVHSLSTYANTIQTNPQRLIKTALAVTMKHAQSTKLLVSNLKNSQYRTLQDCAPSPYVFTIDRLTEAVRELKLSDSESVQSQFLFHVSKTQALFTSASDDWEVENTCSGRFSSTAKSVQARLVNLRKETSNVMSLFNAFAK
- the LOC106327921 gene encoding 21 kDa protein-like, giving the protein MAKLYQTLFLIISVSYFFSPELIAASPAGSSQKAVNFIQSSCKTTTYPAVCFRSLSAYANAIQTSPERLAETALAVTLSRVQSTKLFVSRLTRFKTLKKREVKAIKDCVEEIDDTIERLTKSVQEMKLCGSAKNQEQFAFHMSNAQTWTSAALTDENTCSDGFSGRFMDGRIKNSVRARIVNMGQETSNALSLINAYGKKY